One region of Aeromicrobium sp. Sec7.5 genomic DNA includes:
- a CDS encoding phytoene desaturase family protein translates to MSHTTDHRDVVIVGGGHNALVAATLLARAGLAVTVLERLEHVGGAAVSARTFPDHDARLSRYSYLVSLFPDRLVAELGLRLELRSRDTASFTPYVHPDGTPDGLLVSADPAATAESFRRLTGGSTEISQWRDFYGDVEELAAVVAPTLLRPLPRASDLRDRTDPTTWSEVVERPLGEAIEARFANDLVRGVVATDALIGTFASLHEPSLVQNRCFLYHLVGNGTGEWRVPVGGMGAVTGELERVAREAGAEIVTATTVDTVRPDHDGVTVTAGRRTWRAGHVLSGVAPAALAELRGTPSAPPPEGSQLKVNLLLSRLPRLRSGIDPAIAFAGTLHLGESLTELEAAYAEAASGHLPTRASGEVYCHTLTDRSILGPELAATEAQTLTYFGLHTPPSTLPDAAAAQEAYARVVAAIDEHLAEPLTPLVLGVEVKTPSDVEAALAMPGGHIFHGDLAWPWLDDDETADTPAERWGVATEHPRVLECGSGARRGGAVSGLGGHAAAAAIVEHLGIGDLDLS, encoded by the coding sequence GTGAGCCACACCACTGACCACCGCGACGTCGTGATCGTCGGAGGCGGCCACAACGCCCTCGTCGCCGCGACGCTCCTGGCCCGCGCCGGCCTCGCGGTGACGGTGCTGGAACGGCTCGAGCACGTGGGCGGGGCCGCGGTGAGCGCCCGGACCTTCCCCGACCACGACGCCCGCCTCTCGCGGTACTCCTACCTCGTGAGCCTGTTCCCCGACCGGCTCGTCGCGGAGCTGGGCCTTCGACTCGAGCTGCGCTCGCGCGACACGGCCTCGTTCACGCCCTACGTCCACCCCGACGGGACCCCGGACGGGTTGTTGGTCAGCGCCGACCCGGCAGCGACCGCCGAGTCGTTCCGTCGCCTCACTGGCGGCTCCACCGAGATCTCGCAGTGGCGTGACTTCTACGGCGACGTCGAGGAGCTCGCCGCGGTCGTCGCGCCCACGCTTCTCCGTCCGCTCCCCCGCGCGAGCGACCTGCGCGACCGCACCGATCCGACGACCTGGTCCGAGGTGGTCGAGCGACCGCTCGGCGAGGCGATCGAGGCGCGGTTCGCGAACGACCTCGTGCGCGGGGTCGTCGCGACCGACGCCCTGATCGGCACGTTCGCCTCGCTGCACGAGCCGTCGTTGGTGCAGAACCGCTGCTTCCTCTACCACCTGGTCGGCAACGGCACGGGCGAGTGGCGCGTGCCCGTCGGTGGCATGGGCGCCGTCACGGGCGAGCTCGAGCGCGTGGCCCGCGAGGCGGGTGCCGAGATCGTCACCGCCACCACGGTCGACACCGTCCGGCCGGACCACGACGGAGTCACCGTCACGGCGGGGCGACGCACCTGGCGGGCCGGTCACGTGCTCTCGGGCGTGGCTCCCGCGGCGCTGGCCGAGCTCCGGGGGACCCCGTCCGCACCACCACCCGAGGGATCGCAGCTCAAGGTCAACCTGCTGCTCTCACGACTCCCCCGCCTGCGCAGCGGGATCGACCCGGCGATCGCGTTCGCCGGCACCCTGCACCTGGGCGAGTCCCTCACGGAGCTCGAGGCCGCGTACGCCGAGGCCGCCTCCGGACACCTCCCCACACGCGCGTCGGGCGAGGTCTACTGCCACACCCTGACGGACCGCAGCATCCTGGGCCCGGAGCTCGCGGCGACCGAGGCGCAGACCTTGACCTACTTCGGGCTGCACACCCCACCGTCGACGCTCCCCGATGCGGCCGCGGCGCAGGAGGCCTACGCCCGGGTCGTGGCCGCGATCGACGAGCACCTCGCCGAGCCGCTGACTCCCTTGGTCCTGGGCGTCGAGGTCAAGACGCCCAGCGACGTCGAGGCCGCGCTCGCGATGCCCGGCGGGCACATCTTCCACGGGGACCTGGCCTGGCCCTGGCTCGACGACGACGAGACCGCCGACACCCCGGCCGAGCGGTGGGGCGTCGCCACCGAGCACCCGCGCGTGCTCGAGTGCGGCAGCGGCGCGCGCCGCGGTGGGGCCGTCAGCGGCCTGGGTGGCCACGCAGCCGCCGCGGCGATCGTGGAGCACCTCGGGATCGGCGACCTCGACCTGTCCTGA
- a CDS encoding response regulator transcription factor yields the protein MTFVLVVDDDPAIVRTLGINLRARGYDVETAGDGRSALQVVDERLPDAVILDLGLPDLDGLSVLQRLREQHSVPVVILSARHETDDKVEALDSGADDFVTKPFEMEELMARVRAAVRRTASGEPPLVVTGAGVRLDVTERRAEVGGEVVRLTPTEWHLVEVLARRAGHLVSQRELLHEVWGPGYGRESHYLRVYLAQLRRKLEPDPANPVLFLTDPGQGYRLVAQRSAG from the coding sequence ATGACGTTCGTGCTGGTGGTCGACGACGACCCGGCGATCGTGCGCACGCTCGGCATCAACCTCCGGGCCCGGGGGTACGACGTCGAGACCGCGGGCGACGGCCGTTCCGCGCTGCAGGTCGTGGACGAGCGCCTGCCGGACGCCGTGATCCTGGACCTGGGCCTGCCGGACCTCGACGGGCTGTCGGTCCTGCAGCGGCTGCGCGAGCAGCACTCCGTGCCCGTCGTGATCCTCTCGGCGCGGCACGAGACCGATGACAAGGTCGAGGCGCTCGACTCCGGGGCCGACGACTTCGTGACCAAGCCCTTCGAGATGGAGGAGCTCATGGCTCGCGTGCGCGCCGCGGTGCGACGCACCGCCTCGGGGGAACCGCCGCTCGTGGTCACGGGCGCCGGAGTACGGCTCGACGTCACCGAGCGGCGCGCCGAGGTCGGGGGCGAGGTGGTCCGACTGACGCCCACCGAGTGGCACCTCGTGGAGGTGCTGGCCCGTCGGGCCGGCCACCTCGTGTCGCAGCGGGAGCTGCTCCACGAGGTGTGGGGTCCCGGGTACGGGCGCGAGTCGCACTACCTGCGCGTCTACCTCGCGCAGCTGCGGCGCAAGCTCGAGCCCGACCCGGCCAACCCCGTGCTGTTCCTGACCGACCCGGGCCAGGGATACCGGCTCGTGGCTCAGCGGTCGGCGGGATAA
- a CDS encoding NAD-dependent epimerase/dehydratase family protein yields the protein MKILLTGGTGYIGSAVLDRLTAAGHEVTAVVRSDDSRAKVEPTGATGLVGDLFDSAWLREQLTTHDAAIHTAAGSDADDQALNTSVVEAAIAAFGGTTNPFVLTGGVWTYGSGADLAEDREPNPVPLTAWRVPLEHQLLDSGLRATVVQPAVVYGHGAGIPAMLVGQKSLPGTGDQHWTTVHVDDLADLYLAALEAPGGQAYLAASGDNPTVRELGDAIGADVTAQGDEATLDALGPFGEALLLDQQASGAKARADLGWSPSRPTLVELLREGYPADR from the coding sequence ATGAAGATCTTGCTCACCGGGGGAACCGGGTACATCGGATCAGCGGTCCTCGACCGCCTCACCGCTGCTGGCCACGAGGTCACGGCCGTCGTGCGCAGCGACGACTCCCGCGCGAAGGTCGAGCCGACCGGCGCGACGGGCCTCGTCGGCGACCTGTTCGACTCGGCCTGGTTGCGCGAGCAGCTGACGACGCACGACGCCGCCATCCACACCGCGGCCGGAAGCGACGCCGACGACCAGGCGCTCAACACCTCGGTCGTCGAGGCCGCGATCGCGGCGTTCGGCGGCACGACCAACCCGTTCGTCCTGACCGGTGGCGTCTGGACGTACGGCTCGGGCGCCGACCTCGCCGAGGACCGCGAGCCGAACCCGGTGCCGCTCACCGCGTGGCGGGTGCCGCTCGAGCACCAGCTGCTCGACTCCGGCCTGCGCGCCACCGTGGTGCAGCCGGCCGTCGTGTACGGCCACGGGGCCGGCATCCCCGCGATGCTCGTCGGTCAGAAGTCGTTGCCCGGCACGGGCGACCAGCACTGGACCACGGTCCACGTCGACGACCTCGCCGACCTGTACCTCGCGGCGCTCGAGGCCCCCGGCGGGCAGGCCTACCTCGCGGCCAGCGGCGACAACCCCACCGTCCGCGAGCTCGGCGACGCGATCGGCGCCGACGTCACGGCCCAGGGCGACGAGGCCACGCTCGACGCGCTCGGCCCGTTCGGTGAGGCGCTGCTGCTCGACCAGCAGGCGTCCGGCGCCAAGGCCCGAGCCGACCTCGGCTGGTCGCCGAGCCGTCCGACGCTCGTCGAGCTGCTGCGCGAGGGTTATCCCGCCGACCGCTGA
- a CDS encoding spermidine synthase gives MFREIDVQQTPMGELILRERWDPIARQDLLEIKLNDEFLMSSLFTVSETALGTLAMADSTFAQMDVVVGGLGLGCTAVTVLEDSRVRHLVVVDALPEVIDWHRRHLIPAGALLTTDDRCRLVHGDFFAGVRAGGELDAERPGRRWHAIVLDVDHTPRHHLHPSHADLYTEAGLARINDLLHPGGVFALWSDDAPDEDFLRTLAGSFREARAEVVTFPNRLTGGTSTATIYLARTAD, from the coding sequence ATGTTCCGGGAGATCGACGTCCAGCAGACACCCATGGGTGAGCTGATCCTGCGTGAACGGTGGGACCCGATCGCCCGCCAGGACCTGTTGGAGATCAAGCTCAACGACGAGTTCCTGATGTCGAGCCTCTTCACGGTCTCCGAGACCGCGCTCGGCACGCTCGCGATGGCCGACTCGACGTTCGCCCAGATGGACGTCGTGGTGGGAGGCCTCGGGCTGGGTTGCACCGCGGTCACCGTGCTGGAGGACTCGCGGGTCCGCCACCTGGTCGTCGTCGACGCGCTGCCCGAGGTGATCGACTGGCACCGCCGTCACCTGATCCCCGCCGGGGCGCTCCTGACGACCGACGACCGGTGTCGGCTCGTCCACGGCGACTTCTTCGCCGGGGTCCGCGCCGGTGGTGAGCTCGATGCCGAGCGTCCCGGTCGTCGGTGGCACGCGATCGTGCTGGACGTCGACCACACGCCGCGCCACCACCTGCACCCGAGCCACGCGGACCTCTACACCGAGGCCGGGCTGGCGCGCATCAACGACCTGCTCCACCCCGGTGGTGTCTTCGCACTGTGGTCCGACGACGCCCCGGACGAGGACTTCCTGCGCACGCTGGCGGGGTCGTTCCGCGAGGCGCGGGCGGAGGTCGTGACTTTCCCGAACCGACTGACCGGCGGCACGTCGACCGCCACGATCTACCTCGCCCGCACGGCAGACTGA
- a CDS encoding CoA-binding protein: MSANWQDKAAVDLMLDDLETWAVVGLSTDTSRTAHSIAALLQQRGKRIVPIHPDAPVVLGEQGYATLADVPFDLDVVDVFRRSEAAGQFVDEAIEVGAKAIWLQLGVIDEAAFDRARDAGVPMVMDTCPAIEWNRR, encoded by the coding sequence ATGAGCGCGAACTGGCAGGACAAGGCGGCCGTCGACCTGATGCTCGACGATCTCGAGACCTGGGCCGTCGTCGGCCTCTCGACCGACACGAGCCGCACGGCCCACTCGATCGCGGCCCTGCTGCAGCAGCGGGGCAAGCGCATCGTGCCGATCCACCCGGACGCACCGGTCGTGCTGGGGGAGCAGGGCTACGCGACGCTCGCCGACGTGCCGTTCGACCTCGACGTCGTCGACGTGTTCCGTCGCTCCGAGGCCGCCGGCCAGTTCGTCGACGAGGCGATCGAGGTCGGCGCGAAGGCCATCTGGCTGCAGCTCGGCGTGATCGACGAGGCCGCGTTCGACCGGGCCCGCGACGCGGGCGTCCCGATGGTCATGGACACCTGCCCCGCGATCGAGTGGAACCGCCGCTAG
- the glpK gene encoding glycerol kinase GlpK has product MTQASSDRARYVGAIDQGTTSTRFMVFDHAGAEVARHQVEHEQILPRAGWVEHDPAEIWRNTELCIRETLAGADLTHDDLVAVGVTNQRETTVVWDRRTGKAYTNAIVWQDTRTAEIAAEADEKHGDLIRHRSGLPPAAYFAGGKIAWILANVDGVREDAEAGHAIFGTIDTWLLWWLTGGPDGGQHLIDVTNASRTMLMDLETLAWDDELRDVFGVPSSMLPEIRSSSEVYGTTLPDGPFGGEVRLAGDLGDQHAALVGQACFKPGELKNTYGTGNFLVLNTGTEIVRSSHGLLTTLGYQLGGEAPVYALEGSIAVTGSAVQWLRDQLGIIDDAAETETLAASVEDTGGVCFVPAFSGLFAPHWRPDARGAIVGLSRFNTKAHIARAALEAICFQSKDVVDAMVVDAGLELSILRVDGGVTANDLCMQIQADVLGVEVSRPVVTETTALGAAYAAGLAVGFWTSCEELVDNWQESKQWSPQWDDGQRESSHAQWTKAVERTHGWV; this is encoded by the coding sequence ATGACGCAGGCCTCCTCCGACCGAGCCCGGTACGTCGGAGCGATCGACCAGGGCACCACCAGTACACGCTTCATGGTGTTCGACCACGCCGGCGCCGAGGTGGCGCGGCACCAGGTCGAGCACGAGCAGATCCTGCCGCGTGCCGGGTGGGTCGAGCACGATCCCGCCGAGATCTGGCGCAACACCGAGCTGTGCATCCGCGAGACGCTCGCGGGCGCCGACCTCACCCACGACGACCTGGTGGCCGTGGGCGTCACCAACCAGCGTGAGACCACGGTCGTGTGGGACCGCCGCACCGGCAAGGCCTACACGAACGCGATCGTCTGGCAGGACACCCGCACGGCCGAGATCGCCGCCGAGGCGGACGAGAAGCATGGCGACCTGATCCGGCACCGGTCCGGCCTGCCGCCCGCGGCGTACTTCGCCGGCGGCAAGATCGCCTGGATCCTCGCGAACGTCGACGGCGTGCGCGAGGACGCCGAGGCCGGCCACGCGATCTTCGGCACGATCGACACCTGGCTGCTGTGGTGGCTCACGGGCGGTCCCGACGGCGGCCAGCACCTGATCGACGTCACGAACGCCAGCCGCACGATGCTGATGGACCTCGAGACGCTGGCCTGGGACGACGAGCTGCGCGACGTCTTCGGCGTCCCGAGCTCGATGCTGCCCGAGATCCGGTCGTCCTCGGAGGTCTACGGCACGACGCTCCCTGACGGTCCGTTCGGCGGCGAGGTCAGGCTCGCGGGCGACCTCGGCGACCAGCACGCCGCCCTCGTCGGGCAGGCCTGCTTCAAGCCGGGGGAGCTCAAGAACACCTACGGCACCGGCAACTTCCTGGTGCTCAACACCGGCACCGAGATCGTGCGCTCGAGCCACGGGCTCCTCACGACCCTCGGCTACCAGCTGGGGGGCGAGGCGCCGGTCTACGCGCTGGAGGGATCGATCGCGGTCACGGGATCGGCCGTGCAGTGGCTGCGCGACCAGCTCGGCATCATCGACGACGCCGCCGAGACCGAGACGCTCGCCGCGAGCGTCGAGGACACGGGCGGGGTGTGCTTCGTGCCGGCGTTCTCGGGGCTCTTCGCGCCGCACTGGCGGCCCGACGCGCGGGGCGCGATCGTGGGCCTCTCGCGGTTCAACACCAAGGCCCACATCGCCCGCGCCGCACTCGAGGCCATCTGCTTCCAGAGCAAGGACGTCGTCGACGCGATGGTCGTCGACGCGGGCCTCGAGCTCTCGATCCTGCGGGTCGACGGGGGCGTCACGGCCAACGACCTCTGCATGCAGATCCAGGCCGACGTGCTCGGTGTCGAGGTCAGCCGCCCCGTCGTGACGGAGACCACGGCGCTCGGCGCGGCCTACGCGGCCGGGCTCGCCGTGGGCTTCTGGACGAGCTGCGAGGAGCTCGTCGACAACTGGCAGGAGAGCAAGCAGTGGTCCCCGCAGTGGGACGACGGTCAGCGGGAGTCGTCGCACGCGCAGTGGACCAAGGCCGTCGAGCGCACCCACGGCTGGGTCTAG
- a CDS encoding winged helix-turn-helix transcriptional regulator — translation MSAPDYDVFATQCPSRETLELVTSRWGTLTLAALSDVESARFGELRRRIDGISDKMLSQTLKQLQAGGLVSRAEHDTLAQHVDYALTDPGRTVAASVIALVQSVYRVQPTLA, via the coding sequence ATGAGCGCACCCGACTACGACGTGTTCGCGACGCAGTGCCCGTCCCGCGAGACGCTCGAGCTCGTCACGAGCCGCTGGGGCACGCTGACCCTCGCCGCCCTGAGCGACGTCGAGAGCGCCCGGTTCGGGGAGCTGCGCCGCCGGATCGACGGCATCAGCGACAAGATGCTGTCGCAGACCCTCAAGCAGCTGCAGGCCGGCGGACTCGTCTCGCGCGCCGAGCACGACACGCTCGCCCAGCACGTCGACTACGCCCTGACCGACCCCGGCCGCACCGTGGCCGCCTCGGTCATCGCGTTGGTGCAGTCGGTCTACCGCGTGCAGCCCACGCTCGCCTGA
- a CDS encoding ABC transporter permease produces MFTTYLRRELSGRRKQTVIVAIGLAVAITLVIVVNAFAAGVRDAQSEVLESVYGVGTDVTVTQAAEPGTGGAGQGDRFEFEDGAGETTDGTTQLSQQRLSTAMGTTAFASSNLAAITDLDGVAAAAATLTLESSIFSGEVPDMTSNSGGTGQNGPPTEGTGPSSFSVDRFTVTGIDSATDALGPLTTMEITDGEGLSSAGDTDPVAVLDSVYASEVGLAVGDAISVAGTDLTVIGVATSTSGEGVATESNVYVPLTLAQTLAGLTDQVSTVYVQAISADTVGEVADAISTSLPDLSVETQEDLASSVTGSLSSASDLAGSLGRWLSIAVLVAAFGLAALFTVSGVNRRTRELGTLKAIGWSRRRVVGQVAGESLVQSLIGGVIGAVVGLIAIVGINVAGITLSAAQAATTGPGGGASGGGPGGGPGGGPGGQAEEAATSTVDLVLHAPISPQLVVIALGVAVVGGLLAGAIGGWRAARLSPAVALRSIA; encoded by the coding sequence GTGTTCACCACCTACCTGAGGCGCGAGCTGAGCGGTCGCCGCAAGCAGACCGTGATCGTCGCGATCGGCCTAGCCGTCGCCATCACGCTCGTCATCGTCGTCAACGCGTTCGCCGCCGGCGTGCGCGACGCCCAGAGCGAGGTGCTGGAGTCCGTGTACGGCGTCGGCACTGACGTCACCGTGACCCAGGCCGCCGAGCCCGGCACCGGCGGAGCCGGCCAAGGAGACCGGTTCGAGTTCGAGGACGGTGCCGGGGAGACCACCGACGGCACCACCCAGCTCTCCCAGCAGCGCCTGAGCACTGCCATGGGGACGACAGCCTTCGCATCGTCGAACCTCGCGGCCATCACCGACCTCGACGGCGTCGCCGCTGCGGCCGCGACCCTGACTCTCGAGAGCTCGATCTTCAGCGGCGAGGTTCCGGACATGACCTCGAACAGTGGAGGCACCGGCCAGAATGGTCCGCCCACCGAAGGGACAGGGCCCAGCTCGTTCTCGGTCGACCGCTTCACCGTCACGGGCATCGACTCCGCGACCGATGCGCTCGGTCCGCTGACCACGATGGAGATCACCGATGGCGAGGGGCTGTCGAGCGCCGGCGACACCGATCCCGTGGCCGTGCTCGACTCGGTCTACGCCAGCGAGGTCGGACTGGCCGTGGGCGACGCGATCTCGGTGGCCGGCACCGACCTGACGGTCATCGGCGTCGCAACCTCCACCAGCGGTGAGGGCGTGGCGACCGAGTCGAACGTCTACGTCCCGCTGACGCTCGCGCAGACCCTCGCGGGCCTGACCGACCAGGTCTCCACGGTCTACGTGCAGGCCATCTCGGCCGACACCGTGGGCGAGGTGGCTGACGCGATCAGCACATCACTGCCCGACCTCTCGGTCGAGACGCAGGAGGACCTGGCGTCCTCGGTGACCGGCTCGTTGTCGAGTGCCTCCGACCTGGCCGGCTCGCTGGGTCGTTGGCTCTCGATCGCGGTCCTGGTCGCGGCGTTCGGCCTCGCCGCGCTGTTCACGGTCTCGGGGGTCAACCGCCGCACTCGTGAGCTCGGCACCCTGAAGGCCATCGGCTGGTCGCGGCGCCGGGTCGTGGGGCAGGTCGCCGGCGAGTCGCTCGTGCAGTCACTGATCGGCGGCGTCATCGGTGCGGTCGTCGGACTGATCGCGATCGTCGGGATCAACGTCGCCGGCATCACGCTGTCGGCGGCACAGGCGGCCACGACCGGACCCGGAGGCGGCGCGTCCGGAGGCGGACCCGGAGGCGGACCCGGAGGCGGACCCGGAGGCCAGGCCGAAGAAGCCGCCACGAGCACCGTGGACCTGGTGCTGCACGCCCCGATCAGTCCCCAGCTCGTCGTGATCGCGCTCGGCGTGGCAGTCGTCGGCGGTCTCCTGGCCGGCGCGATCGGCGGTTGGCGCGCCGCCCGCCTCAGTCCCGCCGTGGCCTTGCGATCCATCGCCTGA
- a CDS encoding ABC transporter ATP-binding protein, with product MYSITGLTKTYATRQRGTIHALEGIDLQIDDGELVSIQGPTGGGKSTLLQMLGALDRPSDGSIKAFDEDLAVLSDTELTRIRAREIGFVFQHYNLIPTLTAAENVEVAILPSNCDGKVTPPERRERALEVLAQVGLADRATHRPAELSGGQQQRVAIARALVKRPRVLLADEPTGNLDEAMRDEIWDVIERLHADSGLTVAIVTHDTAIARRTPRRLRIAAGRLAELD from the coding sequence ATGTACTCCATCACCGGACTCACCAAGACCTACGCCACCAGACAACGCGGCACGATCCACGCCCTCGAGGGCATCGACCTCCAGATCGACGACGGTGAGCTCGTCTCGATCCAGGGCCCCACGGGCGGTGGCAAGTCGACACTGCTCCAGATGCTGGGTGCGCTCGACCGGCCGAGCGACGGCTCCATCAAGGCCTTCGACGAAGACCTTGCGGTGCTGAGCGACACCGAGCTGACCCGGATTCGGGCGCGGGAGATCGGCTTCGTCTTCCAGCACTACAACCTGATCCCGACGCTCACCGCGGCCGAGAACGTCGAGGTGGCGATCCTTCCATCCAATTGCGACGGGAAGGTCACCCCACCGGAGCGACGCGAAAGGGCGCTCGAGGTACTGGCTCAGGTGGGCCTGGCCGACCGCGCGACGCACCGTCCGGCCGAGCTCTCCGGCGGTCAGCAGCAACGGGTCGCGATCGCCCGGGCGCTCGTCAAGCGACCCCGGGTCCTGCTTGCCGACGAGCCGACCGGCAACCTCGACGAGGCGATGCGTGACGAGATCTGGGACGTCATCGAGCGGCTCCACGCCGACAGTGGGCTCACCGTCGCGATCGTCACGCACGACACCGCGATCGCGCGGCGCACTCCGCGGCGCCTCCGCATCGCGGCAGGAAGGCTGGCGGAGCTCGACTGA
- a CDS encoding SDR family oxidoreductase, which yields MTIAVTGATGQLGRRIVAQLLERVPASELVAVVRDEAKAAPLAEQGVEIRVATYTDVPALTAAFAGVDKVVLVSGNEIGQRAVQHGNVIEAAQAAGVSFIAYTSVLHADGSPLLVAPEHVETETLLADSGLAHSLLRNGWYHENYAPSIDAARASGAVVTSAGDGRVASASRDDFAAAAAVVVTSDSPERVYELSGDVAWTQAELAAAIGEVIDQDVSVLDVDAAKHAEILTGAGLDEGSVHFVVATDGHIAEGHLAATPGTLATLIGRPTTPLVETLRAVS from the coding sequence ATGACCATCGCCGTCACCGGAGCCACCGGCCAGCTCGGCCGCCGCATCGTCGCCCAGCTGCTCGAGCGCGTCCCCGCGTCCGAGCTCGTCGCGGTCGTGCGCGACGAGGCCAAGGCCGCCCCGCTCGCCGAGCAGGGCGTCGAGATCCGCGTCGCCACCTACACCGACGTGCCCGCCCTCACCGCTGCGTTCGCGGGCGTCGACAAGGTCGTGCTCGTCTCGGGCAACGAGATCGGCCAGCGCGCCGTGCAGCACGGCAACGTGATCGAGGCCGCCCAGGCCGCCGGTGTCTCGTTCATCGCCTACACGAGCGTCCTGCACGCCGACGGCTCGCCGCTTCTGGTCGCCCCCGAGCACGTCGAGACCGAGACGCTGCTCGCCGACTCCGGCCTGGCCCACAGCCTGCTGCGCAACGGTTGGTACCACGAGAACTACGCGCCCAGCATCGACGCGGCGCGCGCCTCCGGTGCGGTCGTGACGAGCGCCGGCGACGGCCGGGTCGCCAGCGCGTCACGCGACGACTTCGCCGCGGCTGCCGCCGTCGTGGTCACGTCGGACTCGCCGGAGCGGGTCTACGAGCTGTCGGGCGACGTCGCCTGGACGCAGGCCGAGCTGGCCGCCGCGATCGGCGAGGTCATCGACCAGGACGTGTCGGTGCTGGACGTCGACGCGGCCAAGCACGCCGAGATCCTCACGGGCGCGGGCCTCGACGAGGGGTCGGTCCACTTCGTGGTCGCGACCGACGGCCACATCGCCGAGGGCCACCTGGCCGCCACGCCGGGCACCCTCGCGACCCTGATCGGTCGCCCGACCACGCCGCTGGTCGAGACGCTCCGCGCCGTGAGCTGA